In the genome of Streptococcus oralis, one region contains:
- a CDS encoding metal-sulfur cluster assembly factor, giving the protein MRDDIKINDRALALQDQIIEKLEKVFDTDVELDVYNLGLIYEINLDETGLCKVVMTFTDTACDCAESLPIEIVAGLKQIEGIEDVKVEVTWSPAWKITRISRYGRIALGLPPR; this is encoded by the coding sequence ATGAGAGACGATATCAAAATCAATGACCGCGCTTTGGCCTTACAAGACCAAATTATCGAAAAACTAGAGAAGGTTTTTGATACAGATGTGGAATTGGATGTTTACAATCTAGGGTTGATTTATGAAATCAATCTGGACGAAACGGGTCTCTGTAAGGTTGTCATGACTTTCACTGATACTGCCTGCGATTGTGCCGAAAGCTTGCCTATCGAAATCGTCGCAGGTCTGAAACAAATCGAGGGTATCGAAGATGTCAAGGTTGAAGTTACATGGTCTCCTGCCTGGAAGATCACACGAATCAGTCGTTATGGGCGTATAGCCCTTGGACTGCCACCTCGTTAA
- a CDS encoding MFS transporter: MKNIISDRISNKQIIKDFISNFIGSLSGKSFNFALGLMLLDQTKSAMSFGINMIIYPLVSLIFLVPIGNLVDRYPHKKILIYNFIFRIFTFLLFYAFYFLMDSSSILYLVIPFVILHSITVNISDTCYSASIHELVNDKKIQRLSSVTQTAIAIATMLSPAIGVIFYGWLGFAGFILIEIFANLLSLGVLLSMKFYYEYNEQENKATNCENPLHGIKEIIQFLKENQIVKYIILVSVILNFFYTSISIGVPFVLKEQLLLDNSTVGMLETMAAVGMLLASISMSLLPDKKENNILLESKITMPLVLLTMAIIGLGITFASTNSQIIISFLGSIFMGIIAFTLVVLNIIVMTYLQSTIETKFLGRVMSTLFTLNTSIMPIGTIVFTYLFQKEVNGGLIFIFGGVTLLIYITIMLPKIFRILRLE, encoded by the coding sequence ATGAAAAATATAATTAGTGACCGTATCTCAAATAAGCAAATTATAAAAGATTTTATTAGCAATTTCATTGGCTCTTTGAGCGGGAAATCTTTCAATTTTGCTTTAGGTTTGATGCTACTGGATCAAACAAAATCTGCAATGAGTTTTGGGATTAATATGATTATTTATCCTTTAGTCAGTCTGATTTTCTTAGTTCCCATTGGTAATCTAGTAGATAGATACCCACACAAGAAAATTTTGATATATAATTTCATCTTTAGAATTTTTACCTTTCTTTTGTTCTATGCTTTTTATTTTCTTATGGATTCTTCGAGTATCTTATACCTAGTAATTCCGTTTGTAATACTTCACTCTATTACAGTAAATATAAGTGATACTTGTTATTCAGCCTCAATTCATGAATTAGTAAATGATAAAAAAATTCAAAGATTAAGTTCTGTTACACAGACTGCCATTGCAATTGCAACCATGCTTTCTCCAGCTATTGGAGTCATTTTTTATGGTTGGTTAGGTTTTGCAGGTTTTATTCTAATTGAAATCTTTGCAAACCTCCTCTCTTTAGGAGTTCTACTTAGTATGAAATTTTACTATGAATATAACGAGCAAGAGAACAAGGCCACGAATTGTGAAAATCCTCTGCATGGAATCAAAGAAATCATTCAATTTCTTAAAGAAAATCAAATTGTAAAATACATTATTCTTGTAAGTGTTATCCTCAATTTTTTCTACACATCTATCAGTATTGGGGTGCCCTTTGTATTAAAAGAGCAACTTCTGTTAGATAACTCGACAGTAGGGATGCTTGAAACTATGGCCGCAGTAGGAATGCTTTTAGCTAGTATTTCAATGTCACTATTGCCAGATAAGAAAGAAAACAACATCTTACTCGAGAGTAAGATAACCATGCCACTTGTTCTCTTAACTATGGCTATTATTGGTTTAGGCATCACATTTGCATCAACTAACTCTCAAATTATTATTTCTTTTCTTGGTAGTATATTTATGGGAATCATAGCGTTTACTCTTGTTGTTTTAAATATCATTGTGATGACTTACCTTCAAAGTACCATCGAAACAAAATTTTTAGGCAGAGTAATGAGTACTTTATTTACACTAAATACATCTATCATGCCGATAGGTACCATAGTATTCACTTATCTTTTTCAAAAAGAAGTGAATGGAGGGTTGATATTCATATTTGGGGGAGTAACCCTCCTAATATATATAACTATAATGTTACCTAAAATTTTTAGAATACTAAGATTAGAGTAA
- a CDS encoding YitT family protein gives MKQAKRIKRWRYYLRRFAYQIKILRVLQSISREKYDEKVSASLVYGFLSAVAVNFFFQPGHVYSSGATGLAQIISALSHHWFGFYIPISLTFYAINFPLMILAWYQIGHKFTVFTFITVSMSSLFIQFVPVVTLTEDPIINALFGGVVMGLGIGFALRNSISSGGTDIVSLTIRKKTGKNVGSISFLVNGTIMLIAGLTFGWKYALYSMITIFVSSRVTDAVFTKQKRMQAMIVTSNPDKVIEKIHKKLHRGATMIHDAEGTYNHERKAVLITVITRAEFNDFKHIMKQVDPTAFVSVSENVHILGRFVETDN, from the coding sequence ATGAAACAAGCAAAACGAATTAAGCGGTGGCGCTATTATCTGCGCCGCTTTGCTTATCAGATAAAAATCTTACGAGTTTTACAAAGTATCTCTCGGGAAAAATATGATGAGAAAGTATCGGCTTCTCTGGTTTATGGCTTTTTGTCAGCAGTAGCAGTCAATTTCTTTTTTCAACCAGGACACGTTTACTCCAGTGGCGCGACGGGTCTGGCACAGATTATCTCTGCCTTGAGTCATCACTGGTTTGGTTTTTACATTCCGATATCGCTAACCTTTTATGCTATCAATTTTCCGTTGATGATTTTGGCTTGGTATCAGATTGGACATAAGTTTACGGTCTTTACCTTTATCACGGTATCCATGAGTTCCCTTTTTATCCAGTTTGTGCCCGTTGTGACGCTGACAGAGGATCCCATCATCAATGCCCTTTTTGGGGGTGTTGTCATGGGCTTGGGAATCGGCTTTGCTTTGCGCAATAGTATTTCCAGTGGAGGTACAGATATTGTCAGCCTCACCATTCGCAAGAAAACGGGGAAAAATGTCGGTAGTATTTCTTTCTTGGTCAATGGGACCATCATGTTGATTGCTGGGTTGACCTTCGGTTGGAAATACGCCCTCTACTCCATGATTACCATTTTTGTATCCAGTCGTGTGACAGATGCGGTCTTTACCAAGCAAAAACGGATGCAGGCTATGATTGTGACCAGTAATCCTGACAAGGTAATCGAAAAAATCCATAAAAAATTGCACCGAGGCGCTACCATGATCCACGATGCAGAAGGGACTTATAATCATGAAAGAAAAGCAGTCTTGATTACTGTTATCACGCGAGCAGAGTTTAATGATTTTAAACACATCATGAAACAAGTCGATCCGACAGCCTTCGTCTCTGTATCTGAAAATGTCCACATCCTAGGACGATTCGTAGAAACAGACAATTAG
- a CDS encoding helix-turn-helix transcriptional regulator, protein MLKNRLKELRARDGLNQTELAKLAGVSRQTISLLERDEYTPSIVIALKISQIFNEPVESVFRIEEDE, encoded by the coding sequence ATGCTAAAAAATCGTCTAAAAGAGCTTCGGGCTCGCGATGGCCTGAATCAAACAGAGCTGGCCAAACTAGCTGGCGTGTCCAGGCAAACCATCAGTTTGCTAGAACGGGATGAGTACACCCCGTCCATTGTAATCGCCCTGAAGATTTCACAGATATTCAATGAACCAGTCGAGTCGGTATTTCGTATAGAGGAGGATGAGTGA
- a CDS encoding CPBP family intramembrane glutamic endopeptidase — protein MNLLKNLGWFLLAVLSFFFGYGLVQSMALSALGLGASIYGVLPLYIALSGAYVYGVYRWYQTEKVSIQTTAFNRYIWLPTLVLLVAITAQFFLPDDPSANQQTVSQLTLAQPVFGFFMVVVFAPLTEELIFRGMLARYLFPKQNNSKQTTLFLLVSSVLFALIHFPGTLQQFLVYASLGLSLGLAYVSRKGLLYSISLHALNNLIGFLMILML, from the coding sequence ATGAACTTACTTAAAAATCTCGGCTGGTTTCTTCTAGCTGTTCTATCCTTTTTCTTTGGTTATGGTCTAGTTCAGAGTATGGCTTTATCAGCTCTTGGACTAGGGGCTTCAATATATGGAGTCTTACCACTTTATATCGCTCTGTCAGGGGCCTATGTTTATGGAGTTTACAGATGGTATCAGACAGAAAAGGTTAGCATCCAGACGACTGCTTTTAATCGTTATATCTGGTTGCCTACTCTGGTTTTGCTAGTGGCGATTACAGCCCAGTTCTTTTTGCCAGATGATCCGTCGGCTAATCAACAGACTGTATCACAATTGACATTGGCTCAGCCTGTCTTTGGTTTCTTTATGGTGGTGGTCTTTGCTCCTCTGACAGAAGAACTAATTTTTAGAGGGATGTTAGCGCGCTATCTCTTTCCTAAACAGAACAACAGCAAACAGACAACTCTGTTTCTCCTCGTATCGAGTGTGCTTTTTGCCTTGATTCATTTTCCAGGAACTTTGCAACAGTTTTTAGTTTATGCCAGTCTGGGATTGAGTTTGGGTCTGGCTTATGTGAGTCGAAAAGGTCTTCTTTACAGTATTTCTTTACACGCTTTGAATAATTTAATCGGCTTTTTGATGATACTCATGCTATAA
- a CDS encoding helix-turn-helix domain-containing protein: MERIGKVFRQLRESRNISLRQATGGQFSPSMLSRFETGQSELSVEKFLFALENISASVEEILFLARGFQYDTDSELRKEIIAVLDPKNIAPLEDLYRKEYQKHAHSQNKQKHILNAIIIKSYMKSMDETVELTAEEGKVLHDYLFSTEIWGMYELNLFSVSSPLLSIPLFTRYVREMVRKSDFLMEMKGNRNLFHTMLLNGFLASIECEEFTNAYYFKRVIEEHFYKENETYFRIVYLWAEGLLDSKQGRVKEGQKKMEDAVHIFEMLGCNKSAEYYRKTTDC; encoded by the coding sequence ATGGAGCGGATTGGAAAAGTCTTTAGACAATTACGAGAGTCAAGAAATATCTCGCTGAGACAAGCAACTGGGGGACAATTTTCGCCGTCCATGTTGTCCCGATTTGAAACAGGTCAGAGTGAGCTTTCGGTAGAAAAGTTTCTATTTGCCCTAGAAAATATATCTGCCAGTGTAGAGGAAATCCTCTTTCTGGCGAGAGGTTTTCAGTATGATACAGATTCTGAGTTGAGAAAAGAAATCATAGCTGTCTTGGATCCAAAGAATATAGCACCTCTTGAAGACTTGTATCGCAAGGAGTATCAAAAGCATGCCCATTCTCAAAACAAACAGAAACATATTCTAAATGCCATTATTATCAAGTCTTATATGAAGAGCATGGATGAAACGGTAGAGTTAACAGCAGAGGAAGGGAAAGTCCTTCATGATTACCTGTTTTCTACTGAGATTTGGGGGATGTATGAACTCAATTTATTCTCGGTTAGTTCTCCTCTCTTATCTATTCCTCTTTTTACTAGATATGTACGAGAAATGGTCCGAAAATCTGATTTTCTAATGGAAATGAAGGGAAATCGGAACCTATTTCACACCATGCTACTGAATGGTTTTTTAGCCAGCATTGAGTGTGAAGAATTTACCAATGCCTATTATTTTAAACGTGTTATCGAAGAGCATTTCTACAAGGAAAACGAGACCTATTTCCGAATTGTCTATTTGTGGGCAGAAGGTCTCCTTGATAGCAAGCAAGGTAGAGTTAAGGAGGGTCAGAAAAAGATGGAAGATGCTGTCCATATTTTTGAGATGCTTGGCTGTAACAAATCTGCCGAATACTATAGAAAAACGACCGATTGTTGA
- the aspS gene encoding aspartate--tRNA ligase — protein MKRSMYAGRVREEHIGQEMTLKGWVGRRRDLGGLIFIDLRDREGIMQLVINPEKVSAEVMATAESLRSEFVIEVTGQVAAREQANDKLPTGAVELNVTALTVLNTAKTTPFEIKDGIEANDDTRLRYRYLDLRRPEMLENLKLRAKVTHSIRNYLDELEFIDVETPFLSKSTPEGARDYLVPSRVNKGHFYALPQSPQITKQLLMNAGFDRYYQIVKCFRDEDLRGDRQPEFTQVDLETSFLTEQEIQDITEGLIARVMKETKGIDVTLPFPRMKYDDAMALYGSDKPDTRFDMLLQDLTEVVKGVDFKVFSEAPTVKAIVVKGAADNYSRKDIDKMTEVAKQYGAKGLAWVKVVDGELNGPVAKFLTGIQAELTAALGLEDKDLVLFVADTLEVANATLGSLRGRIAKELGLIDNDKFNFLWVVDWPMFEWSEEEGRYMSAHHPFTLPQEETAHELEGDLAKVRAIAYDIVLNGYELGGGSLRINQKDLQERMFKALGFSVEEANDQFGFLLEAMDYGFPPHGGLAIGLDRFVMLLAGEENIREVIAFPKNNKATDPMTQAPSTVALKQLKELSLQVEEDETSKTN, from the coding sequence ATGAAACGTAGTATGTATGCTGGTCGTGTTCGTGAGGAACACATCGGACAAGAAATGACCTTGAAAGGATGGGTTGGGCGTCGTCGTGACTTGGGTGGTTTGATCTTTATCGACCTTCGTGACCGTGAAGGGATCATGCAGTTGGTTATCAACCCTGAAAAAGTATCTGCAGAGGTCATGGCAACGGCTGAAAGTCTTCGTAGCGAATTTGTCATTGAGGTGACTGGACAAGTCGCTGCGCGTGAACAGGCAAATGATAAATTGCCGACTGGTGCAGTTGAGTTAAACGTGACAGCATTGACAGTGCTTAATACAGCTAAAACAACACCATTTGAGATTAAGGATGGGATTGAGGCCAATGACGATACGCGTTTGCGTTACCGTTACCTTGACCTTCGCCGTCCAGAGATGTTGGAAAACCTTAAGCTTCGTGCCAAGGTGACTCACTCTATCCGCAACTACTTGGATGAGTTGGAGTTTATCGATGTGGAGACGCCATTCCTTTCTAAATCAACGCCAGAAGGGGCGCGTGACTATTTGGTGCCATCTCGTGTCAATAAAGGGCATTTCTACGCGCTTCCTCAAAGTCCACAAATTACTAAACAGCTCTTGATGAATGCTGGTTTTGACCGTTATTACCAAATCGTCAAATGTTTCCGTGACGAAGACTTGCGTGGCGATCGTCAGCCTGAGTTTACTCAGGTCGACTTGGAAACATCCTTCCTTACGGAGCAAGAAATCCAAGATATTACAGAAGGCTTGATTGCGCGCGTGATGAAAGAAACCAAAGGCATTGACGTGACGCTTCCATTCCCTCGTATGAAGTATGATGACGCGATGGCTCTTTACGGTTCTGACAAACCAGATACTCGTTTTGATATGTTGCTTCAGGACTTGACAGAAGTTGTCAAGGGTGTTGATTTTAAAGTCTTCTCAGAAGCACCTACTGTAAAAGCCATTGTGGTTAAAGGAGCAGCAGATAACTACTCACGTAAAGACATCGACAAGATGACTGAAGTAGCCAAGCAGTACGGTGCCAAAGGTCTTGCTTGGGTCAAGGTGGTTGATGGAGAATTAAACGGACCAGTTGCCAAATTCTTGACTGGTATCCAAGCAGAATTGACTGCAGCACTCGGCCTTGAAGACAAGGATTTAGTTCTCTTTGTGGCGGATACGCTTGAGGTAGCTAATGCAACCCTTGGCTCCCTTCGTGGCCGTATCGCCAAAGAGCTTGGCTTGATTGATAATGATAAGTTCAACTTCCTTTGGGTGGTTGATTGGCCAATGTTTGAATGGTCTGAAGAAGAAGGCCGCTACATGAGCGCCCACCATCCATTTACCCTTCCACAGGAAGAAACAGCTCACGAATTAGAAGGTGATTTGGCTAAGGTTCGTGCCATTGCTTACGATATTGTCTTGAACGGTTATGAGCTTGGTGGTGGTAGCCTTCGTATCAACCAAAAAGACCTTCAAGAACGCATGTTCAAGGCTCTTGGTTTCTCAGTTGAAGAAGCAAATGACCAGTTTGGTTTCCTATTGGAAGCTATGGATTATGGTTTCCCACCACATGGTGGTTTGGCTATCGGTCTTGACCGCTTTGTGATGCTCTTAGCAGGAGAAGAAAATATCCGTGAAGTCATTGCCTTTCCTAAGAATAACAAGGCGACTGATCCAATGACTCAAGCTCCATCAACAGTCGCTCTCAAACAACTGAAGGAACTCAGCTTACAAGTAGAAGAAGATGAAACAAGCAAAACGAATTAA
- a CDS encoding ATP-binding protein: MEYILLVGVHGVGKTTLLENLKKDMQFVALSISDLIRQAGNKIQSFDKFTKNITNNQELWKQELATYPFKDNDVVILDGHFTLLNHSKEIVKLPFSTFDGLEISKIILKKEHPVVIRERLEQRDNQYWKQELIESFQDSEENQALEFSRLKNIPIFIYDNDSKLDELKNLLNG, from the coding sequence TTGGAATATATTTTATTAGTAGGTGTCCATGGTGTTGGTAAAACAACTTTGTTAGAAAATCTAAAAAAGGATATGCAATTTGTTGCCTTATCAATCAGCGACCTAATTCGTCAAGCAGGAAATAAAATACAGTCTTTCGATAAGTTTACAAAAAATATTACTAACAATCAAGAACTGTGGAAACAAGAATTAGCGACCTATCCATTTAAGGATAATGATGTTGTAATATTGGATGGACATTTTACACTTTTAAATCATTCGAAGGAAATCGTCAAATTACCTTTTTCTACTTTTGATGGTTTGGAAATCAGTAAAATTATATTGAAGAAAGAGCATCCTGTCGTTATTCGAGAGAGATTAGAGCAAAGGGATAATCAGTACTGGAAACAAGAATTGATTGAGTCTTTTCAAGACAGTGAGGAAAATCAAGCTTTGGAATTCTCTCGTTTAAAAAATATTCCCATTTTTATTTATGATAATGATTCGAAATTAGACGAACTCAAAAATCTATTAAATGGCTAG
- a CDS encoding transporter, with protein sequence MKLLFRNQAYRLLTLSRFFNAFGASIFNLVFIVYASTLRQASFAVAMANIVMILPTLFTVFVGIRADYTRDKVKWMTYSGLFQAVLFFLAALIVQQASLFAFSSLCLINVISDVISDFAGGLRMPLIKEKVAEDDLMEAYSFSQFITYISAIGGQAFGVWLLGLSVNNFSLVAGINACFFLVSASILFLGRSKLNLSISSPDGEILKNEKLSIKDQFLTIYRNLRLVFLKSGQKNFGFMLFAVLLINALGGALGSIYNIFFLSHSLLNFSYTEALFINQFCVLVAVIISSLTGNDYFGKQSLPRLMMWATLGLSLVGLANLFNQVVLGLLFLFLTLYVSGKVSPKISAMLMKNLAPEVLARTSNFLGLLFTLSIPVGTASFSLVAVWNIQLTWMLFVGLSLLAIFLTILNLKNDI encoded by the coding sequence ATGAAGCTATTGTTTAGAAATCAAGCTTATCGACTCTTGACTTTGTCACGATTCTTCAATGCTTTTGGTGCTTCGATTTTCAACCTGGTATTTATCGTCTATGCATCGACCTTACGACAAGCATCTTTTGCTGTTGCTATGGCGAATATTGTCATGATTCTTCCGACTCTCTTTACAGTTTTTGTAGGGATTCGTGCAGATTACACGAGGGACAAGGTCAAATGGATGACCTATAGCGGTTTGTTTCAGGCGGTTCTATTTTTTCTAGCAGCCCTAATTGTTCAGCAAGCGAGTCTCTTTGCCTTTTCTAGCCTGTGTTTAATCAATGTCATTAGTGATGTCATCAGTGATTTTGCAGGTGGTTTGCGCATGCCTCTCATTAAGGAAAAAGTAGCTGAAGATGATCTGATGGAGGCTTACTCTTTTTCCCAGTTTATCACCTATATTTCAGCTATTGGTGGTCAAGCTTTCGGAGTCTGGCTCTTAGGTCTATCGGTCAACAATTTTTCTCTCGTTGCGGGAATCAATGCTTGTTTTTTCCTCGTATCAGCCTCTATTCTCTTTTTAGGAAGAAGCAAATTAAACCTGTCAATTTCATCTCCTGATGGTGAAATCCTAAAGAATGAGAAGCTTTCTATCAAAGACCAGTTCCTAACGATTTATCGAAATTTACGCCTCGTTTTTCTTAAAAGTGGACAGAAAAACTTTGGTTTTATGCTCTTTGCTGTCTTGCTTATTAATGCCTTGGGTGGCGCTTTAGGAAGCATTTATAACATCTTCTTTTTGAGCCATTCTCTCTTGAATTTTTCTTACACAGAGGCACTATTTATCAATCAATTCTGTGTTTTAGTAGCAGTCATCATCAGTAGCCTTACGGGCAATGATTATTTTGGGAAGCAGTCCTTGCCTAGATTGATGATGTGGGCGACCTTGGGACTCAGTCTAGTTGGTCTGGCTAACTTATTCAATCAAGTCGTGCTTGGTTTGCTATTTCTCTTTTTAACTCTGTATGTGTCTGGCAAAGTTTCACCAAAGATTAGTGCCATGCTCATGAAAAATCTAGCTCCAGAGGTTCTAGCTCGTACCAGTAATTTTTTGGGTTTATTGTTTACCTTATCCATACCTGTGGGAACAGCTAGTTTTTCACTTGTAGCCGTATGGAATATACAGTTGACTTGGATGCTATTTGTTGGTCTTTCTTTGCTAGCTATTTTTTTGACAATTCTTAATCTCAAAAATGATATTTGA
- a CDS encoding ASCH domain-containing protein yields MKALLSIKPEFVEEIIEGRKKFEYRKKVFKRSDISSIVVYATKPYGKVVGEFEIETILEENIDKLWSDTKHLSGISEEFFYEYFKDRDSGFAIQIKKFKEYNKHLELSEFDSTIKAAPQSFCYIRRY; encoded by the coding sequence ATGAAAGCTTTATTATCAATTAAACCAGAGTTCGTAGAAGAAATTATAGAGGGGAGGAAAAAATTTGAATATCGAAAGAAAGTTTTTAAGCGTTCGGACATTTCCTCTATTGTTGTTTACGCAACGAAGCCATATGGTAAAGTAGTTGGAGAATTCGAAATTGAAACTATTTTAGAAGAAAATATTGATAAATTATGGAGTGATACTAAGCACCTATCTGGTATTTCAGAAGAATTTTTCTATGAGTATTTTAAAGATAGAGATAGTGGTTTTGCTATTCAGATTAAAAAATTTAAAGAATATAATAAACATCTCGAACTATCAGAATTTGATTCTACAATAAAAGCGGCACCTCAATCTTTTTGTTATATAAGGAGGTACTAG
- a CDS encoding PspC domain-containing protein has product MKKFLADFQVDTEHKELAGVCAGLGNYFNIQANIVRLVTVLLFLSSTEIGIITVTLYAYLAGWLGNEPLGDGAKKARNQAILLFAVCLILVSLGSEGLTSIFESGKAFGHWLAGLV; this is encoded by the coding sequence ATGAAAAAGTTTTTAGCAGATTTTCAAGTAGATACTGAGCACAAAGAACTTGCGGGTGTTTGTGCAGGTTTAGGAAATTATTTTAATATTCAAGCCAATATCGTTCGTTTGGTGACAGTCTTGCTGTTTCTCTCTTCGACAGAGATTGGGATTATAACAGTAACTCTCTATGCCTATCTAGCAGGTTGGCTTGGCAATGAACCCTTGGGAGATGGGGCAAAAAAAGCTAGAAACCAAGCTATTCTTTTGTTTGCTGTTTGTTTGATTTTAGTATCACTTGGTTCAGAGGGATTGACATCTATTTTTGAATCAGGTAAAGCGTTTGGTCACTGGTTAGCTGGATTAGTTTAG
- a CDS encoding DUF3169 family protein translates to MKKKRGLLFLAAVVLGGFLGSFAGMFKTRAESHGTILDVKVLIPWISAICLLLGFISILLTFNFLKKSRKFHSLYQEEMDDDLNETYYVQMYRNLEFGTIAFNITGVAILLSLFISGSEVIVLNVSYLTLSLSFLALVMVFSAQKYLYKTIAIVRQFDLEFFSTPKDVLDYINSYDEGERQANLEQSFRVLFQLNQYVLPGLYFLIDLFSLLTGEIQLLAFLLVGTIHIYINVMQLPMVKRYFK, encoded by the coding sequence ATGAAAAAGAAACGTGGATTGTTATTTTTAGCGGCTGTTGTCTTGGGAGGTTTCTTGGGCAGTTTTGCAGGGATGTTTAAGACACGTGCAGAATCCCATGGAACTATTTTAGATGTAAAGGTCTTGATACCATGGATATCAGCTATTTGTTTACTGTTAGGTTTTATTAGCATTCTTTTGACTTTCAATTTCTTAAAGAAAAGTAGAAAGTTTCACTCCTTGTATCAAGAGGAAATGGATGATGATCTGAATGAAACCTATTATGTACAAATGTATCGTAATCTTGAGTTTGGAACCATCGCTTTTAATATAACAGGCGTAGCGATTTTATTGTCTCTCTTCATTTCAGGAAGTGAAGTAATTGTACTGAATGTAAGCTATCTAACATTATCTCTTTCTTTTTTGGCATTAGTGATGGTTTTCAGTGCTCAAAAATATCTCTATAAAACAATTGCAATCGTTCGTCAGTTTGATTTGGAATTCTTCTCTACACCAAAGGATGTTTTGGACTATATAAATTCTTATGATGAAGGGGAGCGTCAGGCTAATTTGGAACAGAGTTTTCGGGTTTTATTCCAATTAAATCAGTATGTTTTGCCAGGTCTCTACTTTCTGATTGATCTCTTTTCTTTATTGACAGGAGAGATTCAGTTACTAGCCTTCTTGCTCGTAGGAACTATCCATATTTACATCAATGTGATGCAGTTACCTATGGTAAAACGCTATTTCAAATAG
- the hisS gene encoding histidine--tRNA ligase: MKLQKPKGTQDILPAESAKWQYVEGFAREVFKRYNYAEVRTPIFEHYEVISRSVGDTTDIVTKEMYDFYDKGDRHITLRPEGTAPVVRSYVENKLFAPEVQKPSKFYYMGPMFRYERPQAGRLRQFHQIGVECFGSSNPATDVETIAMAAHFLKEIGIKDVKLHLNTLGNPESRAAYRQALIDYLTPLKETLSKDSQRRLEENPLRVLDSKEKEDKLAVENAPSILDFLDEESQAHFDAVRQMLETLGVDYIIDTNMVRGLDYYNHTIFEFVTEIEGNDLTVCAGGRYDGLVAYFGGPETAGFGFGLGVERLLLILEKQGVALPIENALDVYIAVLGEGANVKALELVQALRQQGFKAERDYLNRKLKAQFKSADVFAAKTLITLGESEVESGQVKVKNNQTREEVEVTLDAISQNFSEVFEKLGF; encoded by the coding sequence ATGAAATTACAAAAACCAAAAGGAACGCAGGATATTTTACCTGCTGAGTCTGCCAAGTGGCAGTACGTTGAGGGCTTTGCCCGTGAAGTTTTCAAGCGCTATAACTATGCAGAAGTGCGCACGCCTATTTTTGAACACTACGAAGTCATCAGTCGTTCCGTTGGAGACACAACGGATATCGTAACCAAGGAAATGTACGATTTCTATGACAAGGGTGACCGACACATCACTCTCCGTCCAGAAGGAACAGCGCCCGTTGTCCGTTCCTATGTAGAGAATAAACTCTTCGCCCCAGAAGTGCAAAAGCCAAGTAAGTTCTACTACATGGGTCCAATGTTCCGCTATGAGCGTCCGCAAGCAGGACGTTTGCGCCAGTTTCACCAGATTGGTGTTGAGTGCTTTGGTTCTAGCAATCCAGCTACCGATGTGGAAACCATCGCTATGGCAGCCCATTTCTTGAAAGAGATTGGCATTAAAGATGTGAAACTGCACCTCAACACTCTTGGCAATCCTGAGAGCCGTGCGGCCTATCGTCAAGCCTTGATCGACTATTTGACACCGCTTAAGGAGACTTTGTCTAAGGATAGCCAACGTCGTTTGGAGGAAAATCCTCTCCGTGTCTTGGACTCTAAGGAAAAAGAAGATAAGCTAGCAGTAGAGAATGCGCCGTCTATCTTGGACTTCCTTGATGAAGAAAGCCAAGCCCACTTTGATGCTGTGCGTCAGATGTTGGAAACTCTCGGAGTAGACTACATTATCGATACCAATATGGTGCGTGGTTTGGACTATTACAACCACACGATTTTTGAATTTGTCACAGAGATTGAGGGCAATGACTTGACTGTCTGTGCGGGTGGTCGCTACGATGGCTTGGTTGCCTACTTTGGAGGCCCAGAAACTGCTGGATTTGGTTTTGGACTTGGTGTAGAGCGCCTGCTTCTCATCCTTGAAAAGCAAGGGGTGGCTCTCCCTATCGAAAATGCTCTAGATGTTTATATCGCAGTCTTGGGTGAAGGAGCAAATGTCAAGGCTTTGGAGTTGGTACAAGCCCTTCGCCAACAAGGTTTCAAAGCAGAGCGTGATTACCTCAACCGTAAACTCAAAGCTCAGTTCAAGTCAGCCGATGTCTTTGCGGCTAAGACTCTCATTACTCTAGGTGAAAGTGAAGTCGAAAGCGGACAAGTCAAGGTCAAGAACAACCAAACTCGAGAAGAAGTGGAAGTTACGCTTGATGCTATCAGCCAAAACTTTTCAGAAGTATTTGAAAAACTAGGATTTTAA